The DNA sequence CGGGGGTTGGGCGTGAAGGCGTAGCGCACCGCAGGCAGGCCCATGATCTGGTTGATCAGGTCGGTGTTGGAGAGCAGCGGCCAGACGCGCTCGATCGGGGCGTCGAAGCGGCATGAAAGCCGCTGGAACAAGGCATCGAGTTGCGGTCGGTTCAAGGCGAAGCCCCCTTTGCTGGATCCTGCTGCTTGAACCAACTTACCTCGCCCGGCCCGGGTCTAATCTAGCGACCGTTCCTGGCGACCTGCACCATGGACAGGATCACCGGCCGGCGACGGACCCGCTCGTACAGGAACTTCCCGAGGTCCTCGCTGATGGCCGTCCGCAGGGCGCTCGAGGCGGTCCGCCCCTCGCTGCGGCAGCGCTCCAGCGCGCCGACCACGGCCTCCTTGGCCTCGTCGGCCATGGCGTCAAGCTCGGCGGCGAAGAGGAAGCCCTGGCTCAGCAGTTCGGGCCCGTCCACCAGGTAGCCGTCCTCGTCCACCGTGACGACGGTCGAGACGACGCCCTCCTGGCCGAGCTTCTGGCGATCGCGCATGACCGTGGCGCCCAGGCCCGTGATGCGGCCGCCGTCGACGAGCACCGGCTCGGCGTTGAACTGGCCGACCACCTTGCCGCGCTCTTGATCGAAGGCGATGATGTCGCCGTTCTCGAGGATGAAGACGTGATCGGCCGGCACCCCGGTCGCGATGGCCAGCTCGCCGTGCTTGGTGAGCTGGCGGGTCTCGCCGTGGATGGGGATGAAGTACCTGGGCTTGGTCAGCACCAGCATCAGGCCCAGCTCCTCGCGGCTGGCGTGGCCCGAGACGTGCTTGAGGGCGCCGGGCGCGTTGGAGCGGTTGGTGTCGTAGACGACCCGCGCGCCGCGCTGGAAGAGGGTGTTGATGACGCGGCTGACGGCGCGCTCGTTGCCCGGGATGGGGATGGCCGAGAGGATGATGGTGTCGCCCGCGATCACGCTGATGTGCTTGTGGGCGTGCTGGGCGATGCGGGTCAGGCCGCTGGTGGGCTCGCCCTGCGAGCCCGTGCTGATGAGGCAGACCTCCTCGTGAGGCAGGGCGTTGATCTTGTCGATGGGCAGGATCAGGTCGTCGGGCACGTTGAGGAAGCCGTGCTTCTTGGCGTGCTCGGCCATCTTCTGGAGCGAGCGGCCGATGAGCGCGACCTTGCGGTTGTACTTCATGGCCAGCGAGCAGATGGACTGCACCCGGTGGACGCTCGAGGCGAAGGTCGCCACGATCACCCGGTTCTTGGCGGTGGCGAAGGAGGCGTCGAGGCCCAGCTCGACCAGGCGCTCGCTGGGGGTGAAGCCCTCGCGGGTGGCGTTGGTCGAGTCCGACATGAGGACCAGGACCCCCTCCTCGCCCATCTGGGCGAAGCGGTGGAAGTCGAAGAACTGCCCGTCGACGGGCGTCTGGTCCATCTTGAAGTCGCCGGTGTAGATGAGGGTGCCGGCCGCCGTGTGGACGGCGATCGCGCAGGCGTCGGGGATGGAGTGGGTGACCCGCACGAACTCGACGGTGCAGCCGCCGGCCGCGAGGCGATCGCGCGGGTGGACCACCTGCATGGGGACCTTGCCGCGCAGGGTGGGGTGCTCCTTGAGCTTGGCCTCGATGATGCTCGAGGTCAAGGGCGTGGCGTAGACCGTGGGCATCGGATCGAGCAGCTTCAGCAGATAGGGCAGGCCGCCGATGTGGTCCTCGTGGCCGTGGGAGATGTAGATCCCGCGCAGCTTGTCCTGGTGCTTGACCACGTAGGAGTAGTCGGGCAGGACGTAGTCGATGCCGTACATCTCCTCGCTGGGGAAGGCGAAACCGCAGTCCAAGACGATGAGGTCGTCGTCGGTCTCGACGGCCCACATGTTCTTGCCGATCTCGCCAAGCCCGCCGAGCGGCAGAACGCGGACGTTAGGGTGAGTCAATTTAAGCCTCCACGGGCTCCTTGATCAGTCGGAGCTCCTTGAGGATCGCCTCGACCCGCGCATGCTCGGCATCGGTGACCTCGACCAAGGGCAAGCGAACGCCGCCCGTCTCGAGGCCGACCATCTTGAGGGCGTCCTTGACCGGCGCCGGCGAGGGGGCGATGAACAATCCGTTGAACAGTTCCCAGAGTTTGAAGTGCAGGTCCCGCGCCGCCTGCCACCGGCCCTCGACGCAGGCGTCCACCAGCGCGTGGACCTCGCTGCCTGCGACGTGGGTCGCCACCGAGATCACGCCGTAGCCGCCGATGCTCATGTAGGGCAGGGTGAGGCTGTCGTTGCCCGAGTAGAGCAGGAAGCTCTCGGGGGTGACCTTGCGGAAGTCGCTCGCAACGTCCAGCGACGCCGACGAATCCTTGAGCCCCACGATGTTGGGGATCTGGCAGAGACGCGCCAGGGTCTCGGGGGCGATGGAGACGCCGGTGCGCGGCGGATGGTTGTAGAGGATGATGGGCAGGCAGGTGCTCTCGGCGACCGCCTTGAAGTGACGGTAGAGGCCCTCCTGGTTGGGCTTGTTGTAGTAGGGCGCGATGAGCAGGATGCCGTCCACCCCGATCGCCTCGGCCTCGCGGGTCAGGGCGATGGTCGAAGCCGTGTCGTTGGAGCCGGTGCCCGCCACCACGCTGCCCGAGCTGCCGACCGCCTCGACGGCACACCGGTACATCTCGAGCTTCTCGTCGTGGGTGAGGGTGGGCGACTCGCCGGTGGTGCCGACGACGACCAGGCCGTCCGATCCGTTCTCGACCAGGTGGCGCGCCAGGCGCTTGGCCATCGGCATGTCGACCTTGCCCTCGTCGTCGAAGGGGGTGACCATCGCGGTGAGGACGCGGCCGAGCTGTTTCATCGTGGAGGACTCCTTCTGTGCAGCCGTATCGTGGGCCTGGCGCCATTTTCTCACGTTTCGGGCCAAGCGTCTATTGGCCAAGCGCCCCGCGCGTCGGGCTTCAGACGATTTCCTTGACGATGGCGATCACGTGGGGAATGCCGTCCAGGTGGGCGACCTTGACCACCACCTCCAGGTCCACCCAGACCCCGCTCTTGTGGGTGAGCAAGGTGCTGTAGTGGTCCTGGACCGTCTCGCCGCGCAGGCGCTCCTGCATGCGCTGCATGAGCTTGGTGCGCTCGACCTCGGGGACCATCCCGAAGAAAGAGGGCAGCGCGAGCAGCTCCTCGAAGGAGTAGCCGCTCAGCTTGGCGAAGGCCTCGTTGACGTAGCGGATCTGCGAGCCGTCGGTGATGACCACCCCGTAGCCCAGGTCGTCGTGGGCCTTCAGGATGGCGATGATCAGGTCGTTCAGGCGACGGATCTCGGCCTGGGCGTAGTCCAGGTCGGCATGGGCGGAGGGCGTGCAGGTCTCGGTCACTTCCATGGCATGTCCTTCCTTCGGTTCACTGGCTGGGTATTAGCTGGAGACCTTTTTTCCAAGCAGGTTCTGAGCGTGCAGGCTCTCGGCGATGAGGACGGCGTTCAGGGCGGCCCCCCGGCGAAGATTGTCTCCGACCACCCACAGGTTGACGGCGTTGGGGTGCGAGACGTCGGCGCGGATCCGCCCCACCAGCACGTCGTCGACCCCCGCCGCGTCCGTGGGCTGCGGGTAGGTGCTGGTCGAAGGGTCATCCGAGATCCGCACGCCTGGAGCCAACGCGATCGCCGCGCGCACCTCCTCGGGCGAGACCGCCCGGTCGAACTCCACGTTCACCGACTCGCTGTGGCCCACCGCGACCGGCACCCGGACGCAGGTCCCCGAGATGCGGAAGTCCGGGGCCTCGAAGATCTTGCGGGTCTCGTGGGTGAACTTCATCTCTTCCTTGGTGTAGCCGTTGTCCTGGAAGACGTCGATGTGCGGGATGAGGTTGAAGGCGATGGGCTTGTTGAGGGCCTTGGGCGCTAGGGTGTCGCCTTCGAGGCGGGCCCCGGTCTGGGAGTACAGCTCGTCCACGGCCTCCTTGCCGGCGCCCGAGACGGACTGGAAGGTGGTGACGACCACCCGCTCGATCCTGGCCACCGAACGCAGCGGCGCGAGCGCCATCAGGAGGATGGCCGTCGAGCAGTTGGGGTTGGCGATGATGCCGCTGTGACGCCACAGGGCGTGGGCGTTGATCTCGGGGATGACCAGGGGCACGTCGTCGTGCAGCCGGAACTCGGAGGTGTTGTCGACCACCACCGCGCCTCGCTTGACCGCTTCGGGGGCGAGCGTTCGGCTGACCGAGCCTCCCGCCGAGGCCAGGACCAGGTCGACGCCCTCGAAGGCCTCGGGGGTCGCGAGCTCGACCGGGAACTCCCGGCCCAGGCAGCTCACGGTGGATCCCGCGGTGCGGCTCGAAGCCAGCAGCTTGATCGAGGCGGCCGGGAAGTCGCGCTCGAGAAGGGTCCTGAGCATCTCCTGGCCGACCATGCCCGTGGCGCCAAGAATCGCCACCGAATATCCGTTCATGTCTTCCCCCTAAAGCAGGTTCTCGAGGCCGTAGACCAGTCCCTTGAGCTCCGGCGCCTTGCGGATCGCGAGCATCACCCCCGGCATGAAGCTCTCGCGCGTCAGCGAGTCGTGCCGGATGGTCAGGGTCTGACCCACCCCGCCGAAGATGACTTCCTGATGCGCCACCAGGCCCGGCAGGCGCACGCTGTGGATGTGGATGCCCCCGAAATCCGCGCCGCGCGCGCCCACGAGCTTCTCGGTCTCGGGCGCGTCGTCCAGGCCGAAGGCGTCGCGCTCGTCGCGCATCATCTGGGCCGTCTTGATGGCCGTGCCCGAGGGGGCGTCGGCCTTGCGGTTGTGGTGCAGCTCGATGATCTCGGCGTTGCCGAAGTAGCGCGCGGCCTGCTGGGCGAACTTCATCAGGAGGATGGCCCCGATGGCGAAGTTGGGCGCGACCAGGAGGCCCAGGCCGCGGGCCTGGGCCGCGTCGTCCAGGTCCTGCAGATCGCTGGTGCTCATGCCGGTGGTACCGACGACCGGGCGCATGCCCATCGAGAGGGCCCGCATGGCGTTGGCCTTGACCACCGAGGGGGTGGTGAAGTCCACCAGCACGTCGGGCCGGGCCTCGGACAGGTCCTCGATCGAGGCCACGCAGGCGACGTGCATGGGCGTTCCCGCCGCGATCGTCCCGATGTCCTCACCCTCGCGGTTGGGGTCCACCGCCCCGACCAGCTCCATGTCGTCCTGGAGGGCGACGGTGCGCACCGTCTCCAGGCCCATCTTGCCAGCGGCGCCCGCGATCGCCACCCTGATTCGCTGCTGCATGTGTGAAAAGCTCCTAGATGCCCGAGGATCCCCAGCCCGTCGTCCGCCGCGTCGCCGCGACCGACTCCACCTCCTCGAAGCGAGGCTCGGTGTAGCGCTCGACGCACAGCTGGGCGATGCGATCGCCCGGGGTCACGTGGTAGTCGTCGTCCGAGAAGTTGTAGAGCAGCACCCCCACCGCGTGGCGGTAAGAGTTGTCGATGAGGCCCGCCCCGGCCTCGATGCCGTGCTTGAGCGAGAGGCCCGAGCGCGAGTGGACGCGCGCCCGAAAGCCCGGCGGCAGCTCCAGGGCGATGTCGGTCGGCACCATGGCCCGCCCGCGGGCCGGCACCCGCACCGAGGCCGCAGCGAAGAGGTCCGCGGCCACATCCCCCGCCTGGCTCACCCGAGGGGCGATCGCGGCCTCGGAGAGGCGCTGGAAGCGAACGCTCACGCCATCAGGGGTCATGCGGCGAACTCCGGCAGCTTGATCCTACGCACGGGCCCCACGACCGTCGCCGTCAGGGTCCGGGGGTCGAAGAGCTGGCGCGCGACCCGCTCCAGGTCCTTGAGGGTGACCTTTTCGATCTCGGCGAGGACCTCCTCGGGAGGCACCAGCCGCCCGAAGCACAGCTCATTGCGGGCCATGCGGCTCATTCGGTTGCGCGGGGACTCCATGCTGAGCAGCATGCCGCCCTTGAGCTGCTCCTTGGCGCGCATCAGCTCGGACTCGGCGATGTCCCCGCCCTTGGCCTTGTCGAGCTCGGCCAGGGAGAGGCGCAGGACCTCGTCAAGCTGCTTGGGCGAGCAGCCGGCGTAGATCCCGAACACCCCGGCATCCTCGTACATGACCTCGTAGCTGGAGATGGAGTAGGCCATCCCGCGCTTCTCGCGGATCTCCTGGAAGAGGCGCGAGCTCATGCCCCCTCCCAGGATGGCGTCGAGCAGGGTCACGGCGTAGCGATCGGGGTTCGCGATCGAGACCCCCTCGGTGCCGAGGCAGACGTGGACCTGCTCGATGTCCTTGTACTTGACCTTGACCGCGGAGTTGGCGATGGGCGGGGCCACGTCGAGGCGGGTGGGCGGGCGCTCGAGCCTGCCCACGGTGCTTGCGAGCTGATCCAGAACGGCCTCGGGGTGGATGTTGCCCGCGACCGAGACCACGAGGCGATCGGGGGTGTAGAAGCGATCCATGTAGGTGAGGACCTGGTCGCGGTCCGCCCCGCGCATGGAGCCGCGGGTGCCCGCGATGGGGCGCGCGAGGGGGTGATCGCCCCAGAACGCCAGGCTGAACATGTCCTGGACCAGCTCGTCGGGGGTGTCCTCGTACATCTTGATCTCTTCGAGGACCACCCGGCGCTCGCGCTTGAGCTCGCTGGGGTCGAACACCGAGTCGAGCAGCATGTCCGACAGGACATCGATCGCGAGCGGCACCTGGTCGTCGAGCACCCGCGCGTAGAAGCAGGTGTTCTCCTTGTCGGTGAAGGCGTTGAGGCTCCCGCCCTTGTCCTCGAGGGACTGGGCGATGTCGAGGGGCGAGCGCGTGCGGGTGCCCTTGAAGAGCATGTGCTCGATGAAGTGGGAGATGCCGTTGTTCTCGGCCGTCTCGTTCTTGGAGCCCGTGTCCATCCAGAACCCGACCGAGGCCGAGCGCACGTGGGGGATTTCCTCGAGCAAGACCCTCACCCCGTTGGGCAACACGTGCTTCTGTTCCATTCCCGTTCCTCAAGGTCGCGCGGCGTGGTTATTCCCACCCATCTTAGCGCAAATCGCAAAAAAAGAAGCAGGAGGGCGCATCGCCCTCCTGCCTCGTTCGAAGTAGCGCCTTACTTGGCGGCGCCGGCCATCATCTTCTCGACCTCTTCGGGCGCGACGCCCTTCTTGGTCAGGTTGATGCGACCCTGGCTGTCGACCTCGACGACCTTGACCACGACGATGTCACCGAGGTTGACCACGTCTTCCACCTTCGCGACGCGCTCGGGGGCGAGCTGCGAGATGTGGATCAGGCCTTCCTTGCCGGGAAGGATCTCGACGAAGGCGCCGAAGTTGAGGATGCGGGTGACCTTGCCCTTGTAGACCGTGCCGACCTCGACGTCCTTGCAGAGGCGGTTGACCCACGCGACCGCGGCGTTGGCCGAGTCGGCGTCGGAGGTCGTGATGAAGACCGAGCCGTCGTCCTCGATGTCGATCTTGACGCCCGTCTCCTCGACGATGCGCTTGATCATCTTGCCGCCGGGGCCGATCAGGGTGCCGATCTTCTCCGGGTTGATCTTGAGGGTGATGATGCGCGGGGCGAACTCGCTGAGCTCGGTGCGCGGACGGGGGATCGCCGCCAGCATCTTGTCGAGGATGAAGAGGCGGCCCTTGCGCGCCTGCTCCATGGCCATTTCCATGACCTCCAGCGAGATGCCGTGGATCTTGATGTCCATCTGCAGGGCGGTGATGCCGTCACGGGTGCCCGTCACCTTGAAGTCCATGTCGCCGAGGTGATCCTCGATGCCCTGGATGTCGGTGAGGACGGCGAAGCGATCGCCTTCCTTGATGAGGCCCATGGCCACGCCGGCGACCGGAGCCTTGATGGGCACGCCCGCGTCCATCAGGGACAGGGTCGAGCCGCAGGTCGAGGCCATCGAGGTCGAGCCGTTGGACTCGAGGGCCTCGGAGACCAGGCGAAGCGCGTAGGGGAACTCCTTGGGGTCCGGCAGGACCGGCAGGAGGGCGCGCTCGGCCAGAGCGCCGTGGCCGATCTCGCGGCGGCCGGGGCCGCGGCTGGGACGGACCTCACCGGTCGAGAAGCCGGGGAAGTTGTAGTGGTGCATGTAGCGCTTGCTGGTGATGGGGTCGAGCCCGTCGATCTTCTGGGCGTCACCCGAGGAGCCCAGCGTGCAAACGTTGAGGACCTGGGTTTGACCGCGGACGAAGAG is a window from the Pantanalinema sp. genome containing:
- a CDS encoding ribonuclease J; this encodes MTHPNVRVLPLGGLGEIGKNMWAVETDDDLIVLDCGFAFPSEEMYGIDYVLPDYSYVVKHQDKLRGIYISHGHEDHIGGLPYLLKLLDPMPTVYATPLTSSIIEAKLKEHPTLRGKVPMQVVHPRDRLAAGGCTVEFVRVTHSIPDACAIAVHTAAGTLIYTGDFKMDQTPVDGQFFDFHRFAQMGEEGVLVLMSDSTNATREGFTPSERLVELGLDASFATAKNRVIVATFASSVHRVQSICSLAMKYNRKVALIGRSLQKMAEHAKKHGFLNVPDDLILPIDKINALPHEEVCLISTGSQGEPTSGLTRIAQHAHKHISVIAGDTIILSAIPIPGNERAVSRVINTLFQRGARVVYDTNRSNAPGALKHVSGHASREELGLMLVLTKPRYFIPIHGETRQLTKHGELAIATGVPADHVFILENGDIIAFDQERGKVVGQFNAEPVLVDGGRITGLGATVMRDRQKLGQEGVVSTVVTVDEDGYLVDGPELLSQGFLFAAELDAMADEAKEAVVGALERCRSEGRTASSALRTAISEDLGKFLYERVRRRPVILSMVQVARNGR
- the dapA gene encoding 4-hydroxy-tetrahydrodipicolinate synthase — translated: MKQLGRVLTAMVTPFDDEGKVDMPMAKRLARHLVENGSDGLVVVGTTGESPTLTHDEKLEMYRCAVEAVGSSGSVVAGTGSNDTASTIALTREAEAIGVDGILLIAPYYNKPNQEGLYRHFKAVAESTCLPIILYNHPPRTGVSIAPETLARLCQIPNIVGLKDSSASLDVASDFRKVTPESFLLYSGNDSLTLPYMSIGGYGVISVATHVAGSEVHALVDACVEGRWQAARDLHFKLWELFNGLFIAPSPAPVKDALKMVGLETGGVRLPLVEVTDAEHARVEAILKELRLIKEPVEA
- a CDS encoding PAS domain S-box protein; translation: MEVTETCTPSAHADLDYAQAEIRRLNDLIIAILKAHDDLGYGVVITDGSQIRYVNEAFAKLSGYSFEELLALPSFFGMVPEVERTKLMQRMQERLRGETVQDHYSTLLTHKSGVWVDLEVVVKVAHLDGIPHVIAIVKEIV
- a CDS encoding aspartate-semialdehyde dehydrogenase, with translation MNGYSVAILGATGMVGQEMLRTLLERDFPAASIKLLASSRTAGSTVSCLGREFPVELATPEAFEGVDLVLASAGGSVSRTLAPEAVKRGAVVVDNTSEFRLHDDVPLVIPEINAHALWRHSGIIANPNCSTAILLMALAPLRSVARIERVVVTTFQSVSGAGKEAVDELYSQTGARLEGDTLAPKALNKPIAFNLIPHIDVFQDNGYTKEEMKFTHETRKIFEAPDFRISGTCVRVPVAVGHSESVNVEFDRAVSPEEVRAAIALAPGVRISDDPSTSTYPQPTDAAGVDDVLVGRIRADVSHPNAVNLWVVGDNLRRGAALNAVLIAESLHAQNLLGKKVSS
- the dapB gene encoding 4-hydroxy-tetrahydrodipicolinate reductase encodes the protein MQQRIRVAIAGAAGKMGLETVRTVALQDDMELVGAVDPNREGEDIGTIAAGTPMHVACVASIEDLSEARPDVLVDFTTPSVVKANAMRALSMGMRPVVGTTGMSTSDLQDLDDAAQARGLGLLVAPNFAIGAILLMKFAQQAARYFGNAEIIELHHNRKADAPSGTAIKTAQMMRDERDAFGLDDAPETEKLVGARGADFGGIHIHSVRLPGLVAHQEVIFGGVGQTLTIRHDSLTRESFMPGVMLAIRKAPELKGLVYGLENLL
- the dut gene encoding dUTP diphosphatase, whose protein sequence is MTPDGVSVRFQRLSEAAIAPRVSQAGDVAADLFAAASVRVPARGRAMVPTDIALELPPGFRARVHSRSGLSLKHGIEAGAGLIDNSYRHAVGVLLYNFSDDDYHVTPGDRIAQLCVERYTEPRFEEVESVAATRRTTGWGSSGI
- a CDS encoding pitrilysin family protein; amino-acid sequence: MEQKHVLPNGVRVLLEEIPHVRSASVGFWMDTGSKNETAENNGISHFIEHMLFKGTRTRSPLDIAQSLEDKGGSLNAFTDKENTCFYARVLDDQVPLAIDVLSDMLLDSVFDPSELKRERRVVLEEIKMYEDTPDELVQDMFSLAFWGDHPLARPIAGTRGSMRGADRDQVLTYMDRFYTPDRLVVSVAGNIHPEAVLDQLASTVGRLERPPTRLDVAPPIANSAVKVKYKDIEQVHVCLGTEGVSIANPDRYAVTLLDAILGGGMSSRLFQEIREKRGMAYSISSYEVMYEDAGVFGIYAGCSPKQLDEVLRLSLAELDKAKGGDIAESELMRAKEQLKGGMLLSMESPRNRMSRMARNELCFGRLVPPEEVLAEIEKVTLKDLERVARQLFDPRTLTATVVGPVRRIKLPEFAA
- a CDS encoding polyribonucleotide nucleotidyltransferase, with the translated sequence MSNEVKTYRYQLGDHDISMTFGKYAKQASGAVLVQSGGTSVLVSATMSKSPREGIDFFPLLVDYEEKMYAVGRVPGSFMRREGRASENAILAGRLIDRSIRPLFPNGFRNDVQVVSYVLSSDQNIQPDVLAMLGASAALMVSEIPFAGPIGGVRVGRINDEWVINPTFTETDESDMDLVVAGTADAVMMVEAGIKLVPEAEVLEAIEVGWDAVRELCAWQEEIVKEIGKQKLDVKPAELDSRLVAFANDYMARMTEALQNADKEARQKNVDALSTEIREALAGQSEDSELGQLIAAKPKLVGDVLYYLEKKILRKLVTEQGLRIDGRKLDEIRPITCEVGVLPRTHGSGLFVRGQTQVLNVCTLGSSGDAQKIDGLDPITSKRYMHHYNFPGFSTGEVRPSRGPGRREIGHGALAERALLPVLPDPKEFPYALRLVSEALESNGSTSMASTCGSTLSLMDAGVPIKAPVAGVAMGLIKEGDRFAVLTDIQGIEDHLGDMDFKVTGTRDGITALQMDIKIHGISLEVMEMAMEQARKGRLFILDKMLAAIPRPRTELSEFAPRIITLKINPEKIGTLIGPGGKMIKRIVEETGVKIDIEDDGSVFITTSDADSANAAVAWVNRLCKDVEVGTVYKGKVTRILNFGAFVEILPGKEGLIHISQLAPERVAKVEDVVNLGDIVVVKVVEVDSQGRINLTKKGVAPEEVEKMMAGAAK